A region of the Marmota flaviventris isolate mMarFla1 chromosome 3, mMarFla1.hap1, whole genome shotgun sequence genome:
TGTGTCACCTGCCGAGAGTTCTCATCGCATATCCTGCTGTGTATTGTGGGAAAACATTACATCTCTCTACTTCTCAGCACCTACTTGAAGGAAGTCTCTCTGGTCTCAGTTAAAGAATAACAGGGAAAGAGCAGCGAGTATAAAGAGTCCATCACTGTGGTTATTAATAATTGTTACCCAACTCTTGTATTATTGAGATTAATAGCAGCTAGTATTTATTGTGCCCCTGCATATCCTCACAATAGTCCTTGAAGTacaatgctgaggattgaacccacagccttgccCATGCCAAGCGcccattctacctctgagctacacccccaaccatCCCATGTTGCAGAAAGACAGCTTATACACAGATTAAGTGACTTCCCCAGGATCACAGAGCCAGCCTTCAAACCCAGGCATTCTAGATTTCAGTAAACAGGTGCTCCCAACATTGCCAGAAGTCCTCCCAAGCTGGGAGAGAATAGGTTCTGTGACTTCTCTGACTTCTTTACTGGTTTTTCTGTGGGGCTTCtgggggaggagggtgggagtTTGTGCACAGGGGTAGTCCCTCCAGGACAACTGTGGCTTCTCAAGAATATTACTGTAGGACGGGCCCAATGGGCATCATTGCACACTGTGGAATGAATGCGGCCAGGGCTGCTCCACTGTATTCCCCTATCCCAGGAATTTGCATTATTCAGGGCATAGGCAAGAGTAGAAACCTCTGCACTGTCTCGGCTCTTCTCCATTAGCACTGAAATTGAAAACTTAGTAATGGTGTCACTCACCTCCCCCTTAACAGGAAGAGTCCTCTTCACTCTTAACCTAGAGCAACTGCACTGCAACTATAAGATCTCTTCAGTATGCTAAATCTTTTGAAATTTCTAGCAACCAACCTGTTTAATTAGGGAAGGAAATTAaggtctggggggggggggaatgtctTAACTGCTACAGTTAACAGCAGCAGTGTTGGAACTAAAACAAGGGTCTTCTAACACCCACATATGTATCCTTTGCATCAGAGCAAGGCATTTTTATGGTTGACAGCATCTGCCCTTGAGTGTCTCTAACTACACATGCCCAATGGCCATCTACCAGCAGGGCAGGGAGGTGTCAAGGAAGGGGAACTTCTCTCCCTGATGTGGGAGCAGAAAGGTTGAGAGGAGGCATGGAGTCACAAAGTGTAGAAAAGGAATTGTGGGAGCTATCTGGACCTCCCAGCTAACATCTGTGTCCTCCCCTCAGGAGTTTACATTCTGATTGGAGCTGGGGCCCTCATGATGCTGGTGGGCTTCCTGGGCTGCTGTGGGGCTGTGCAAGAGTCCCAGTGCATGTTGGGATTGGTAAGTCTCCTTTCTGTGCTCCCTAGGGCCACCCTCACTCCTCGCCCTTTTCCCTCCCCAAAAGCTCAGCAGGCTACAATCCACTGAACaggtggagtggggtggggtgaaAAGGATACCCAAACAGCATGAGCTATCCTGGGCCTCCCCATGTTCCTCCCCTGGGCCCTCCCCAGCCACCTGGCCATGCTGCCATCTTGTCTGTGGCCCCCGGGCCCTCCCTGCTGGTAGGCATTGCTCGCCTGCCCTTCTGGATCCCATTTTATCACTTCTCGTAGGCAGCTAAATGCCAGGACTTTGTATTTCCCTTTCTTGAGGACCACgtttgctttttttccctaaatccaCAGgtacttttgctttttcttgttgTTCCTAAATCTGATACTCTTCCCCAAAATCCACAGAGTATATTTACTGCCTCTGTTTCCCCAAAGCTTTGTGGGTTTTATGAGTGAGCAGTAGTATTTTATTGCTCACTAACTCCTAACTAACACCCTATAAATACCAATTTGGGGGCGGGCTATGCCCACGCTTTCCTCTGGGAAGGGTGCCTTTTCCTGCCAGAGGTCTCACAGCTCTTCCAGTCTGGAAAATCCTTCCCTGCCCCTTCTAAGCCATTCATTTTTGCCGCTAGATGCCTGTACCCCAGACAGTTGTCATTCTAACTCATTCTAAAACACCCTTAGATTTTTCTGGCTTGTTGTTGTCTGGGATTGTTTTTACCTGGTTGTCCCCCTTTGCCTTCTAGTTCTTTGGCTTCCTCTTGGTGATATTTGCCATTGAAATAGCTGCAGCCATCTGGGGCTATTCACACAAGGATGAGGTAGGTGTTTCCCGTAAGATCTCTTGGGACTGACAATGGTGTGGATTTGAGAATTGGTAGCTGGGGGagatgagaagggaaggaggttcagcctgggaaacttaaaaagatcctgtctcaaaataaaattaaaaagtctggggattTAGGTTGGGATTGGTAAGTCTCCTTTGTAGAGCAccactgggatcaatccccagtactacaaggaaaaaaaaatatggctttcTATGGGCTGGATACCTTGCTCCTTTCTCTAATCTATAAACATGTTCAGGTGCCACCATGAGCCAAGTGCCATACCAAACACTGTGCAAGGTCCACAGATGCCCAAACTGTGGTCCCCACTTGCAGGAACTTTGCCATCTATTGTGGGAGAAAGATATGTTTGGCAAGCTTTGCAGAGTGATTTATATCCAGAAGTCCCTTGGGATTTTGGAAAGGTGGAGTGAGAAAGAGGAATCTCTACTGGCTTCAAGAAGAAGGGTGCACTGACCTAAATTTTGAATGAGAGAGAGGATTTCAGGAGAAAAGTGGATAGAGACGGGACTTCAGGCAAAAAAGGGGTTTAGGCGAAGCTGAACTTGGGCTTCCCGAGGGAGCACTGAAGAGTTTGGGGTCAGGCTAGGTAGGCCACATCAACACAGTTTTTAGGAAGGGCCAACTTGTCTTGTTCagcagggaagggaaaggaagagacatTGGAGGCAGGAacctattttattgtttttgtttttaaaaagaactaccCAAGCAATAAAAGGTGCAGtcctagaaatagaaaaggataaTTATGAAAGATGCTGGAAGTTAGTCTGTCAGTTGGGTGCAGGTGAGGGTCAAGGGGACAGAAGTGCATTAAGTAGGGATGCACCCAGGTGCAACAGCATGATGCTAACACACCTTCATGTTCGCTCCCACGCTAACAGCTTAACATGACTctcccatttaatcctcacaataacctaTGAGATGTAAAGATTGTTATCAACTTCTGCACTACATGTGCAGAAATGGGCGTACAGAAAGGTAGTCATTTTCCAAAAGTCACAACTatgtgaaaagaaatgaaagcctGAGGAAGCAGCCAAGTTGggagttggatttttttttttttttccttttttaaaatttgttagcGGGAGGAGATTTCATTTAGTTAAGAGGTAGAATGGAAGGAACCAAGTGGAGCTAAAGGGACTGAAAATCTgtgcaaaagaaaaggaaaatgacaggAGTGAGTTCCTAGAAGAGGTAGAGGAGGTAAACGGTGCCACAGAAGCCCTGAGAGAGGCGGTGCTGGTGGCTTCTGTCTACTTGGTGACATTTTTCCAAGCATGGGAGTTTGTTGGCTAAAGATTGAAGAGGGTGAACAAGTAACATGTGCTTGAGAAGAAGTTCGTGAAAAAGCCACCTCCACCACTTTAGGTGTCTGTCCATTTCAGGTGATTAAGGAACTCCAGGACTTTTACAAGGACACCTACAACAAGCTCAAGACCAAGGACGAGCCCCAGCGGGAAACGCTGAAAGCCATCCATTACGCGGTAGGTAGAGTGCAGACCTGCCGCCTTCTCCTGCCCGTCTTCAGAGGGTGCCTGCCTACAGCGTGCTTGGTGTGCCAGCCAGCACACCTCTCCCTCTTATCACCTTTTTGATCATGTCCTTCATCACCGTTCCCGCTTTCTCTCTGCAGTTGAACTGCTGTGGTGTCGTTGGAGGTGTGGAGCAATTTATCTTGGACATCTGCCCCAAAAAGGACATTATCGAAACTATCCAAATTAAGGTAAAGTTAGAAGCAAGCCTCAGGTATCCCTGCCCTGTCACTCTGGGCAAGTCCTTCAAGGGTAGAAGTGGCCATCTTCTTTAGGAAGATGGGCATCCAAGTGCCTCATAAGAGGAGGGACTATAAAGGAAAGGGATAGGGAAGGAAGAGGCAAAGGCGGGGGGGGAGGGGCACATGAAATACACATATATGGAAATATGTCACAGTGAAATCCATCCATTTGTATAATTAACAGGTGTctacaattataataaaaagaaaagcaaacatgaataaaataaaaatcaaataaataaatatttcttccactTAAAAGGGTCCCAGAGTGACCGTCTTATTTCTCCCATGCCCTGGGCCCTTTCCTCAAGGGGAGCAATACAAAGACCAGACCAGAGAACTCACAAAGTGCTCAAGCCCCCTGTAGACACTGAGCACCTAAAACTGCCCCCTGATGCCCCAGCCCTTCAGCTATTGAGGACTGGCATGACTTTGAGTCTTGAATGCCTGCTTTAAGAGACCCcaggggcctggggctgtagctcagtgacagagcacttgcctagcctgtgtgaagcCCTGGTTCATCCCTagcactgagaaaaaaataacaataatggaAACCTCAAgccgggcatgatggcacatgcctataatcccagcaactcaagtgGCTGATGCagaaagatcataagttcaagaccagcctcagcaatttaataaaaccctaagcaacttatcaagatcctgtctcaaaacaaaaaataaaaagggctagagatgtagtacatggtaaagtgcccctagattcagtattgaaaggaagaaagaaacccaAAACCTCTTCCTTCCCTGATGTCTTGCCCAGATTGTGGGCACCACTTCCCATATCTCTCTCAGGTCACCTTTCCATCCAGCAGCCAGGGCATCTCTTAACCCTGAATGTACCTATCCCCACCTGTTCTCTGACCACTAGGGCTCCCAGTGTGAGACAGGTGCTGCTGGAGGGGGGGAGTTGCCCCAGTGTGGGGATTGTGTGTGACCCAGGTCTTGTTTGCCTCCCCAAGTCCTGCCCTGAGGCCATCAAAGAGGTCTTCGACAGCAAGTTCCACATCATTGGTGCAGTGGGCATCGGCATCGCAGTGGTGATGGTGAGTGGCAGAGTCCTCCAGGGCGGGGCTGGCTTTCGGAGTAGATGACACTTATGGAGCACCTGCTCTGACTGGGCACTGTTTGACTAATTACACTTACTAATGTAACCCTACAAGGGGGTGCtattaatatttgcattttattgctaagtattagagggctgggggtgtagttcagtggtgcaaggccctgggttcaattgcatCACTGCCAAAGAAAAGGAAGTGGACAGGTTGACTAAATTGATCAAGGCCTCTTAGCTCATGAATGAAGGATCCACAGTCTGAACTCTGGGTATTTCCGGAATTCATTCTTCTTGCCCTTAAGGCAGTGGTAGTGCCACTG
Encoded here:
- the Cd9 gene encoding CD9 antigen, producing the protein MPVKGGTKCIKYLLFGFNFIFWLAGIAVLAIGLWLRFDSQTKSIFEQEANHSSFYTGVYILIGAGALMMLVGFLGCCGAVQESQCMLGLFFGFLLVIFAIEIAAAIWGYSHKDEVIKELQDFYKDTYNKLKTKDEPQRETLKAIHYALNCCGVVGGVEQFILDICPKKDIIETIQIKSCPEAIKEVFDSKFHIIGAVGIGIAVVMIFGMIFSMILCCAIRRSREMV